Genomic DNA from Podospora pseudoanserina strain CBS 124.78 chromosome 4, whole genome shotgun sequence:
CCAGGAACAAGTTGATGGCAGCGTGGGAAGCAAGGTTACTCCAGGTTACACAGGAGGTTGTTCTGCTGCATTGGCTTGGCAAGTCGGCATGGTGTGGTGACATCTGGAAGCGGGAGTACCTTTCCCTCCCCTGGGGAATGACAACCGAAGCATTAAGGACTTCCTACGAAGTAGAAGTCACCCACACTGCCACAGCCTGTCAAAAGTATTTCGCACTCTATTGACATCGAGCTTTCCCGGCCAGCTCATCATTGTCATCGGATGAACCTGCAAAGTCATTCATCGGGTTCCTGTGCCGAGAATGCTTGGTACGGGCTCGGGAGCCCCACCCGCCCCGCCCGGGACCCGGAGCTTTCACGACACCGATACCCGTTCGCAGTCTTGTAATGTTGCCGAGATATTCGACGAAAAAGCCTCGAACACCCATGATCACACGAATCATGATTAATTCAAGATGGATTCTTTGGAATTCCAAAACTATGATATGATTATGACGTTGAGGTGGGAGACACCAACCACATTTTTGCGATTCTGTTGGAAGGACTGATATCCCAAGGAAGGCCTGACGTGAATTATTTGAACCCGAAGAATACGGCCGCCGTCATGATCCGAACGGCTGACGAATGATCGGCGCTCAGGGCCGCTCATCTTCAACTGGCAAGTTTCGAGAAAAACGTGGAAAGCCACCTCTCCAAGCCACCCTTTGAACATCAGAGTGGGACCCATCAGCCTCACCTTGTTTCAATTGCATGCCCCACATCCAGTGCTGCCAACCGAAACCTGAGTTGCCAAAACGTCCTTCATGAACCAAAGGCCGGCCGTTACAACAACGAGCAGAAACCGGCACAGCATCTCGCATTCTGCTTTGCTGTGGCGTTGTCTTTGGAGAAATTAATTTTCGTTTTTAGACTTGCATCTTCGGAGACATGTGGGTTTGGACGTTGAACCCGGCATTCTAGTTCACCCGACCATGACAGCCTCATCCCCCAGCTTCAAGAGCCCCCGTGCTCatgcccccaccaccacgacgcCCAGCACCCGCATCATCAGTAGTGCCCAACCATACAGAACGCTGGTGACCGCATTTCTGATATGGAAAGCTGTCTTGTTTGCCATTGCCCTGGGAAGCACCCTCGTGGGCGACGCCTATGACACGTCCGCCGACCTCTTGGTGCACGGTGGCGTGGAAGCGGCAACGACGGGCCAACAACGGGCTCAGCAGCCATTAGGTCTTTCTGGTGGTCTGGTCTCGCGGTTTGCCAGCTGGGATGCCATTTACTTTCTCAGTTCTGCAAAACGAGGATATATATATGAACAGGAATGGGCCTTTGGTGCTGGCCTGCCCATCGTGGTCAGAGGGATTCTTCAAGGTAAGTTGATGGGACACTTGTCAACGGGACCGCGATGCAGAGGCCATGAAGCGTTTGGTGATCTTTGTTGGTTACATTCATATATATCTCCATCAATATGGAATGCTGACACATGGTGTTCACAATCTGGTAGGTGCAAGACATGTTGGCATCGCTCCCCCAGCAGAAGGGGGTGTTCTCCCTGAAGCTGTCATTGGCGTCACTGTCGCCAATACGGCACATTTTCTCTCGGTGATTGTGCTCTTCCGCCTCGGACAGGTTGTGTGGCGGGACCGCACTCTATCTTTGGTTGCGGCTCTGCTGCACATCGTCTCGCCTGCTGGCATGTTTCTCACGGCGCCTTACATGGAAAGCTCCTACGCCTTTCTGGCCTTTACCGGATATCTTCTCTTTGCACTGAGTAGCCAAGCTGAGAGTCGTGCACTTACTCGTGATGTGTATTTGGTGCTCGCAGGGATTTTCTTTGGTCTGGCCACAGCCTTCCGAAGCAACGGCATTCTGAATGGTATCCCATTTGCCTGGGAAGTTCTGCGGCACCTCCCGAATCTGCCGCATAAGCCTTTCGACACCATCCGCCGCCTTGTTGCGTTGGGCATCGGGGGTATCTGCGTAGCTCTAGGGTCCATAATCCCTCAGGCCATCGCTTATG
This window encodes:
- the GPI18 gene encoding ER membrane glycoprotein subunit of the GPI transamidase complex-like protein (BUSCO:EOG09262GLP; CAZy:GT76; COG:G; EggNog:ENOG503NYKS), whose product is MTASSPSFKSPRAHAPTTTTPSTRIISSAQPYRTLVTAFLIWKAVLFAIALGSTLVGDAYDTSADLLVHGGVEAATTGQQRAQQPLGLSGGLVSRFASWDAIYFLSSAKRGYIYEQEWAFGAGLPIVVRGILQGARHVGIAPPAEGGVLPEAVIGVTVANTAHFLSVIVLFRLGQVVWRDRTLSLVAALLHIVSPAGMFLTAPYMESSYAFLAFTGYLLFALSSQAESRALTRDVYLVLAGIFFGLATAFRSNGILNGIPFAWEVLRHLPNLPHKPFDTIRRLVALGIGGICVALGSIIPQAIAYGQFCSGASGVDPRPWCEAYLPSIFTFVQEHYWNVGFLRYWTISNLPLFLLATPMLAILVRSGVEQPTSARQPVIAAKPVESAQLTSLIQSAAAAQVVLAVLAIAMYHVQIITRISSGYPLWYWWVAGSLIRGEKVGGYIVKFMVLYALIQGVLFTSFLPPA